A genomic region of Lonchura striata isolate bLonStr1 chromosome 8, bLonStr1.mat, whole genome shotgun sequence contains the following coding sequences:
- the PCBP3 gene encoding poly(rC)-binding protein 3: MESKVSEGGLNVTLTIRLLMHGKEVGSIIGKKGETVKKMREESGARINISEGNCPERIVTITGPTDAIFKAFAMIAYKFEEDITNSMSNSTATSKPPVTLRLVVPASQCGSLIGKGGSKIKEIRESTGAQVQVAGDMLPNSTERAVTISGTPDAIIQCVKQICVVMLESPPKGATIPYRPKPASTPVIFAGGQVRADPLAASTANLSLLLQHQPLPAYTIQGQYAIPHPDQLTKLHQLAMQQTPFTPLGQTTPAFPGEKLPLHSSEEAQNLMGQSSGLDASPPASTHELTIPNDLIGCIIGRQGTKINEIRQMSGAQIKIANATEGSSERQITITGTPANISLAQYLINARLTSEVTGMGAL; encoded by the exons ATGGAGTCCAAGGTCTCTGAAGGCGGCCTCAACGTCACCCTCACCATCCGGCTGCTGATGCATGGCAAG GAAGTTGGAAGCATCATTGGGAAG AAAGGAGAGACTGTGAAGAAGATGCGTGAGGAG AGCGGGGCAAGGATCAACATCTCAGAGGGGAACTGTCCTGAGCGGATTGTGACCATCACTGGCCCCACTGATGCCATCTTCAAGGCTTTTGCCATGATCGCCTACAAATTTGAGGAG GACATAACCAACTCCATGAGCAACAGCACTGCTACCAGCAAACCTCCGGTGACACTGCGGCTGGTGGTGCCAGCAAGTCAGTGCGGCTCCCTCATCGGCAAGGGGGGCTCCAAGATCAAGGAAATCCGAGAG TCCACAGGTGCTCAGGTCCAAGTGGCGGGGGACATGCTGCCCAACTCCACGGAGCGGGCAGTGACAATCTCGGGGACACCCGACGCAATTATCCAGTGTGTCAAACAGATCTGTGTGGTGATGCTGGAG TCCCCACCAAAAGGTGCCACCATTCCCTACCGCCCAAAGCCCGCCTCCACCCCTGTCATTTTTGCAGGTGGTCAGGTAAGAGCCGACCCGCTTGCAGCCTCCACTGCCAACCTGAGCCTTTTACTGCAGCACCAGCCGCTGCCC GCCTATACAATTCAGGGACAATACGCTATTCCACACCCAGAT CAGTTGACCAAGCTCCACCAGTTGGCTATGCAGCAAACCCCCTTTACTCCCCTTGGACAGACCACCCCCGCTTTCCCTG GAGAAAAGCTGCCCTTACATTCCTCCGAAGAAGCTCAAAATCTGATGGGCCAGTCATCAG GTTTGGATGCCAGTCCCCCGGCCAGTACTCATGAACTCACCATTCCCAATGAT CTAATAGGCTGCATAATTGGACGCCAAGGGACCAAAATCAATGAAATTCGGCAGATGTCAGGAGCGCAGATCAAAATCGCCAACGCCACGGAAGGCTCATCGGAGCGCCAGATTACCATCACAGGAACCCCTGCA